A genomic window from Exiguobacterium acetylicum DSM 20416 includes:
- a CDS encoding ATP-binding protein encodes MKWINHTIGRQLMFAFYMVFVALSITSGIVYFYTEQKIDQANATFDDLRERRTNANALANEWTVAQSNVKSYLLTGSQETLDAIKTNQQEINRLTTWFEKYAVYEQGKEYATATRQIYDDYFGTSLPLLNEYVEGKKDGKINEDFVDPNTLAALSNGKDLFTENGTLRGSVSLSDADVDMTRIDTLLSDYLTLIQGKEVDAKNNLLGEMRVAQFIWLSNLVVLILVLFSLVRPFISRVTKQVNTLSRDSALLATGEDIQAIPLPKRKDELHTLTASFNQMAASIADNKVHMLAKNEELQAQQEELVAQQEELQAQQEELEEALDITLRSEQHLKYRNELTETLASRETLTAYPEIIEKLVSITHSEIGALLFLDQQEVRSTIDYGMTEEMVGRLVSDDQSLLHRARLLKRPVHSSKQVAHESPLPYPYYMYEVAVPVLDPTKEHMIACIYLVRYRDAFTTEQMNDILSFSHQLSLSLLRMGIYEEMIREKNKTTQLLNSIREAVVYIEHETDELLVNEPLMTLFPEVPTQFEDEERSAFEQAMQALADIIDEPAAFERYIEQIVELNLPKDSLIVSIRKHSTYIQIYAEKIEVDGMWVGTMLVLRDVTKETEAERMKEEFVSTVSHELRTPLSSIYGFTELMLNKRFEEERQRKYLQTIHSETGRLTTLVNDFLDVQRMESSEHRYEMSTFDVVELAQDLIEFYDVSHETHKIDFEARGPIMIDGDAEKMKQLLNNLLSNAVKYSPSGGTVLIRISNELGFAQIRIQDEGIGIPQEALPKLFDKFYRVDNSETRKIGGTGLGLSICKEIVKHHNGTIDVESVVGVGSTFTIRFPIAVISTILTYED; translated from the coding sequence GTGAAATGGATCAATCACACAATCGGTCGCCAATTGATGTTCGCTTTTTATATGGTGTTCGTCGCCCTCAGCATCACGTCCGGAATTGTTTACTTCTATACGGAGCAGAAAATCGATCAAGCGAATGCGACGTTCGATGATTTGCGGGAACGGCGAACGAACGCCAATGCACTCGCGAACGAGTGGACTGTCGCGCAAAGTAACGTCAAATCCTACTTATTGACTGGCTCACAAGAAACACTTGATGCCATCAAGACAAATCAACAGGAAATCAACCGCTTGACGACATGGTTTGAAAAGTATGCGGTATATGAGCAAGGAAAAGAATATGCGACAGCGACGCGTCAAATCTATGACGATTACTTCGGAACATCGCTTCCACTCCTGAATGAATACGTTGAAGGAAAAAAAGACGGGAAAATCAATGAAGACTTCGTTGATCCGAATACGCTCGCTGCTCTCTCCAACGGGAAAGACCTGTTCACCGAAAATGGTACGTTACGTGGATCGGTCAGCTTATCAGATGCTGATGTCGACATGACACGGATTGATACGTTACTTTCGGATTATCTAACGTTGATTCAAGGCAAGGAAGTCGATGCAAAGAATAATCTTCTTGGCGAAATGCGTGTTGCCCAGTTCATCTGGCTGTCGAATCTCGTCGTCTTGATTCTCGTCCTCTTCTCGCTCGTTCGTCCGTTCATCAGCCGCGTCACGAAACAGGTCAATACACTGTCTCGCGATAGTGCACTCCTTGCGACGGGGGAAGATATTCAAGCAATTCCGTTGCCTAAACGCAAGGATGAGCTGCATACGTTGACGGCATCGTTCAATCAGATGGCAGCGTCGATTGCAGATAACAAGGTCCATATGCTGGCGAAGAACGAGGAGCTCCAAGCGCAACAGGAAGAACTCGTCGCCCAGCAAGAAGAACTGCAAGCACAGCAGGAAGAACTCGAAGAAGCACTCGATATCACGCTTCGTAGCGAACAACATCTGAAGTATCGCAATGAATTGACAGAGACACTCGCCTCCCGCGAGACATTGACGGCATATCCAGAAATCATTGAAAAGCTTGTCTCGATCACGCATTCTGAAATCGGTGCCCTATTGTTCCTTGATCAACAAGAAGTTCGCTCGACGATCGATTACGGAATGACAGAAGAGATGGTCGGCCGTCTTGTCTCTGACGATCAATCGCTCTTGCACCGGGCACGTCTTTTGAAGCGTCCCGTCCATTCATCGAAACAGGTCGCGCACGAGAGTCCGCTCCCGTATCCATACTATATGTATGAAGTCGCAGTGCCGGTGCTTGATCCGACGAAAGAGCACATGATTGCCTGTATCTATCTCGTCCGCTACCGTGATGCTTTCACGACGGAACAAATGAATGACATCCTGTCGTTCTCGCATCAATTGTCCCTCTCGCTCTTACGGATGGGCATTTATGAGGAAATGATCCGCGAGAAGAACAAGACGACGCAACTGTTGAACTCGATTCGCGAAGCTGTCGTCTATATCGAACATGAGACGGATGAGTTGCTCGTCAACGAACCCCTCATGACGTTATTCCCGGAAGTACCGACTCAGTTCGAAGACGAAGAACGCTCTGCTTTTGAGCAAGCGATGCAAGCATTAGCGGATATCATTGATGAACCGGCAGCGTTCGAGCGCTATATCGAACAAATCGTTGAACTGAATTTACCGAAAGACAGCTTAATCGTCTCGATCCGAAAGCACAGCACGTATATTCAGATTTACGCCGAGAAGATTGAAGTCGACGGCATGTGGGTCGGTACGATGCTCGTCCTGCGCGACGTGACGAAGGAAACGGAAGCCGAGCGGATGAAGGAAGAGTTCGTCTCAACCGTCTCCCATGAATTGCGGACACCGCTCTCTTCCATCTATGGCTTCACGGAACTGATGCTCAACAAACGGTTCGAGGAAGAACGGCAACGGAAGTATCTCCAGACGATTCACTCGGAGACTGGTCGCCTGACGACGCTCGTCAATGATTTCCTCGACGTCCAGCGGATGGAGTCGAGTGAGCACCGCTATGAGATGTCGACATTCGATGTCGTCGAACTGGCCCAGGACTTGATCGAGTTTTATGATGTCTCGCATGAAACGCATAAGATTGACTTTGAGGCACGGGGACCGATCATGATTGACGGTGATGCGGAAAAGATGAAGCAATTGCTGAACAATCTGCTCAGTAATGCCGTCAAGTACTCGCCAAGTGGGGGTACAGTCTTGATACGAATTTCAAACGAACTCGGTTTCGCCCAGATCCGGATCCAGGATGAAGGCATCGGCATTCCGCAAGAGGCCCTTCCGAAACTATTCGATAAGTTCTATCGTGTCGATAACTCCGAGACACGAAAAATCGGCGGAACCGGTCTTGGTCTGTCGATCTGTAAGGAAATCGTCAAACACCATAACGGGACGATTGATGTCGAATCCGTCGTTGGTGTCGGATCGACCTTTACGATTCGTTTCCCGATCGCTGTTATCTCGACGATCCTTACGTATGAAGATTAA
- a CDS encoding flagellar hook-basal body protein has translation MQSIYTSASTMGQLQKQLDTTGQNLANVDTNGYKRRDAQFNELLVRNINNQATGFTPGPLTTPEGLRLGVGGYVANEATRFGVGTFRTTDRKLDAALGNPHHFFGVVDTDGVTKFTRDGNFQLSPQANGQVLLTDDAGRSVINQANDPIVLPANATEIELNKDGNITGILNGDRRVLARVGVADIPNYGELTEVGGGLFTATGQYQNAAGNPLTVGRLETSNVDMALEMTNLTQLQRAYQFNSKALMTSDQMMGIVTSLK, from the coding sequence ATGCAATCAATCTATACATCCGCAAGTACGATGGGACAGTTGCAAAAGCAGCTCGATACGACCGGTCAAAACTTAGCTAACGTCGATACGAACGGCTATAAACGTCGGGATGCTCAGTTTAATGAACTGCTCGTCCGTAACATCAACAACCAAGCGACAGGTTTTACACCAGGTCCGTTGACGACACCAGAAGGACTTCGACTCGGTGTCGGAGGCTACGTCGCAAACGAAGCGACACGCTTTGGCGTCGGAACGTTCCGGACGACAGACCGAAAACTCGATGCTGCACTTGGGAATCCACATCATTTCTTCGGTGTCGTCGATACGGATGGCGTGACGAAGTTCACGCGAGACGGGAACTTTCAGTTGTCGCCACAAGCGAACGGACAAGTCCTGCTGACGGATGATGCCGGACGCTCCGTCATCAACCAGGCGAATGATCCAATCGTTTTGCCAGCGAACGCGACGGAGATTGAACTGAACAAGGATGGCAATATCACGGGAATCCTAAACGGAGATCGACGTGTCCTCGCTCGAGTAGGTGTCGCGGACATTCCAAACTACGGTGAGTTGACGGAAGTCGGTGGTGGTTTGTTTACAGCAACCGGACAATACCAGAATGCAGCGGGCAATCCATTGACGGTCGGCCGACTTGAGACATCAAACGTCGATATGGCGCTTGAGATGACGAACTTGACGCAGCTCCAGCGGGCGTATCAGTTCAACTCGAAAGCCTTGATGACGAGTGATCAGATGATGGGAATCGTTACGTCTCTTAAATAA
- the mreB gene encoding rod shape-determining protein MreB: MFSRDIGIDLGTANVVIHVKGRGIVLDEPSVVAIDKATGKIHAVGTEAHLMVGRTPGNIVAIRPLQDGVIADFEMTEAMLRHFIDKIEVRKMFGGVRMLICTPASITTVEAKAIRQAGEKSGAKTVFLEVEPKVAAVGAGMDIWMPAGHMVIDIGGGTTDVAVLSMGDIVCGETIKVAGDRFDHDIIRSIKDTHKLIIGERTAQAVKTTVATVSEDGRSEQMDIRGRNLVTGLPHNITVTSEEMHDALAEAAMEIVEATKRVLEKTPPELAADIIDRGIILTGGGALLDGIDQLLAKELGLPVLIAEDPMLCVARGTGIMLDNLGK; the protein is encoded by the coding sequence ATGTTTTCAAGAGATATCGGAATCGACTTAGGGACGGCGAACGTCGTCATTCATGTCAAAGGTAGAGGCATCGTCCTCGATGAGCCATCGGTCGTCGCGATCGATAAGGCAACAGGTAAGATTCATGCGGTAGGTACGGAAGCACACTTGATGGTAGGGCGGACGCCGGGGAACATCGTGGCCATTCGACCACTTCAAGACGGTGTCATTGCTGATTTTGAAATGACGGAAGCAATGCTTCGCCATTTCATCGATAAGATTGAAGTCCGTAAGATGTTCGGTGGAGTCCGGATGTTGATCTGTACACCAGCAAGCATCACGACGGTTGAGGCGAAGGCAATTCGTCAAGCCGGTGAAAAATCAGGCGCAAAGACAGTCTTTCTCGAAGTCGAGCCGAAGGTCGCAGCAGTCGGTGCCGGTATGGACATTTGGATGCCAGCAGGGCACATGGTCATTGATATCGGTGGCGGAACGACGGATGTTGCCGTACTTTCAATGGGGGATATCGTATGCGGGGAGACGATCAAAGTCGCAGGAGATCGTTTCGACCACGACATCATCCGTTCGATCAAGGATACACATAAGCTCATCATCGGAGAACGGACGGCACAAGCCGTCAAGACGACGGTTGCTACTGTTTCAGAAGACGGACGGAGCGAGCAGATGGATATTCGCGGACGCAATCTCGTGACGGGTTTACCACACAACATCACGGTGACATCAGAAGAGATGCACGATGCGCTTGCGGAAGCAGCGATGGAGATCGTCGAAGCAACGAAACGTGTGCTCGAGAAGACACCACCGGAGCTTGCAGCGGACATCATCGATCGTGGTATCATCCTAACGGGTGGGGGCGCGTTGCTGGACGGAATCGATCAACTGCTTGCAAAAGAACTTGGTCTACCGGTTCTGATCGCAGAAGATCCGATGTTATGTGTCGCACGCGGTACAGGAATCATGCTCGATAACCTCGGAAAGTAA
- a CDS encoding NAD(P)-dependent oxidoreductase: MQLGWIGLGHMGVPMAKRLLDGGHDLVVYNRTYEKTAPLVEKGATAVKEARDAVRQSDILFIMLADGPAVASVLENVKEDLDGKTIVNLSTISPEETKEMARLVEEHNGTYLESPVSGSVPVAENGQLVLLAGGDVKVIATCQPYLDLLGKETIHFGAHGTGSAAKLAINLLLAVVGQGVAETLLLGEGAGLEKEKLIKMISASGMNTPLFTGKRDMYRKNDFPSAFPLRLMAKDLGLITAEATRQRLELLLAQATNASYTEAKPDYGDADMAAIYLALQEK; encoded by the coding sequence ATGCAACTTGGATGGATTGGTTTAGGACATATGGGTGTACCGATGGCAAAACGTCTACTCGACGGTGGTCATGACTTGGTCGTCTACAACCGGACGTATGAAAAAACAGCTCCTTTAGTAGAGAAAGGCGCAACGGCTGTCAAAGAGGCACGAGATGCGGTCCGTCAGAGCGACATTCTTTTCATCATGTTAGCTGACGGACCGGCTGTTGCGTCCGTTCTCGAAAATGTGAAAGAGGATCTCGATGGTAAGACAATCGTCAATTTGAGCACAATCTCACCAGAAGAAACGAAGGAGATGGCTCGTCTCGTCGAAGAGCATAACGGTACGTATCTCGAATCTCCTGTATCAGGTTCTGTTCCAGTCGCAGAAAATGGTCAGCTCGTCCTGCTTGCTGGTGGTGACGTGAAAGTCATCGCGACTTGTCAGCCGTATCTCGACTTACTCGGCAAGGAAACGATTCATTTTGGAGCGCACGGTACGGGAAGTGCGGCGAAACTCGCCATTAATTTGTTGCTTGCTGTCGTCGGTCAAGGGGTTGCGGAGACATTACTCCTTGGAGAAGGTGCAGGACTTGAAAAAGAGAAGTTGATTAAGATGATCAGTGCTTCCGGCATGAATACGCCGCTCTTCACCGGCAAACGCGACATGTACCGGAAGAATGACTTCCCTTCCGCCTTCCCACTCCGGCTGATGGCGAAAGATCTCGGGCTTATCACGGCAGAAGCCACACGCCAACGGCTTGAGCTCCTCCTTGCCCAAGCGACGAACGCTAGCTACACTGAAGCGAAACCTGATTATGGTGATGCTGATATGGCAGCAATTTATCTTGCCTTACAGGAAAAATAA
- a CDS encoding flagellar hook-basal body protein, translating into MLRGMYTASNAMQALQRQQEMLSNNLANARTPGFRADQASLRTFPEMLIQQTANNELTGVRGVATVGKLATGVFIQAATPNFTQGSITETGNATDLQISSLEGAPLFTIRHQDPLTGDEETLYTTNGQFAVGQDGLLRTTENDLVLDTNGQPLNVVNEDFLVDANGAVTDGNGQAIGNLGLVVTDQPETLERTGNGLFRSADPLNAGNVRVDQGVLELGNVEVEQTMAEMNAGLRQFEANQKVIQAYDRTAEKAVSEIGRVR; encoded by the coding sequence ATGCTACGAGGAATGTACACGGCGTCGAATGCGATGCAGGCATTACAACGCCAACAGGAAATGCTCAGCAATAACTTGGCGAATGCGCGGACGCCGGGCTTCCGCGCTGATCAGGCGTCACTCCGGACGTTTCCGGAGATGCTGATCCAGCAGACAGCAAACAATGAACTGACAGGTGTGCGGGGAGTCGCGACGGTCGGAAAGCTCGCGACCGGTGTCTTCATACAGGCAGCGACCCCGAACTTCACGCAAGGTTCGATCACGGAGACGGGGAATGCGACAGATCTACAAATCAGTTCGCTTGAAGGGGCACCGCTCTTTACGATCCGTCACCAGGATCCGCTGACAGGAGACGAAGAGACCCTTTATACGACGAACGGACAGTTCGCCGTCGGACAAGACGGGCTACTACGGACGACAGAGAATGATCTCGTCCTCGATACGAACGGACAACCACTCAACGTCGTCAATGAAGACTTCCTCGTTGACGCGAACGGTGCTGTTACAGATGGGAACGGTCAAGCAATCGGAAACTTGGGTCTTGTCGTAACGGATCAACCGGAGACGCTCGAGCGAACAGGAAACGGCTTGTTCCGTTCCGCTGATCCGTTGAATGCAGGAAACGTCCGAGTCGATCAAGGTGTACTCGAACTCGGAAACGTTGAAGTGGAACAGACGATGGCAGAGATGAATGCCGGTCTGCGCCAGTTCGAAGCCAATCAAAAAGTCATTCAAGCGTACGACCGGACAGCGGAGAAGGCTGTTTCCGAAATCGGACGCGTTCGCTAA
- a CDS encoding GGDEF domain-containing phosphodiesterase gives MENHPDAVYTMDTKGHFISFNNKFPLLLGYDRDSLQKLHFETFLKANEVETVNQFKKRVYAGETVHFTTTVRHKDGHWLTLNVTNIPIYDQRVIIGLYGIARDVSHHQELRTDYQRLLMKDRLTNSIEGVSFVEYFPTSKEVATSPSLATLLQLSKKHLVKMDAYDFLEEIHPEDRTIFREQSLALHKGQIPTFAMQLRMGRRSRFQKIVHCEGVVQTDTIPSSILFILKDATPLIQLEQERDLAIASLKKFFTSLHTTAYEHRYSDDSVTFHAAGFLEPYTDYLRRIEQDHQLWTKLVSAEDLVIMKDAYPKIRQGEVVRLVYRLNYPDRQFWVEETCIPIIDAHGEVLGHYGVSTDITRLKEQQHEIWHLSMHDPITDLPNHAFTLEQVRELLKHRSPFTLLTVTFNQHSRLAERFGHEIGEEWIRQTSNAVKKLIKKEVFIGHLFGDKFLIILKGKIDETRAIGLANQLLELTHHRFDVLSYELFSKVFIGITYSVHHDHTAEELIKQTYTALRRAKSISKSNFQFYSSKLDITMYRRYQLERDLRHVISQNQLFLEYQPKVDSWSGRIVGAEALIRWDHPEWGRLAPKDFLSLSEESDLYIHIGDWVLDQACRLIRDLLDEQPEHVVPLSINLSPKRLFYGDFANIVERHLKKHGVPSHLLEIELLESDVLLEGGQVLETLDRLVDLGVKLSLDDFGTAYSSISYVQRYPVHCLKIDRSFAIHAEHDPKSLSVIKSVIYMAKEFGLTVVAEGIENMQQLNLYRDLECDMIQGYLFSKPVDIETFKQLLANGTLYPKDTGTAPPKEPILSLHAKVTISKLNGQPIQVGSSPILINRCTNRTISFYSSIRLPVKHKLELSLQLHHLTHPDIFIEPTSISELDNGLFYYVADFQVRALSLIVQEQLNHSHHSRVDDFFKQSTV, from the coding sequence TTGGAAAATCATCCGGATGCCGTCTATACGATGGATACGAAGGGTCACTTCATTTCCTTCAACAATAAATTTCCGCTCCTGCTTGGATACGATCGGGATAGTCTTCAAAAGCTTCATTTCGAGACATTTTTGAAAGCGAATGAAGTCGAGACGGTCAACCAATTCAAGAAGCGGGTCTATGCTGGTGAAACCGTCCATTTCACGACGACGGTTCGACATAAAGATGGTCATTGGCTGACCTTGAACGTCACGAACATCCCGATTTACGATCAACGCGTCATCATCGGTCTCTACGGGATTGCCCGTGATGTGTCACACCACCAAGAACTCCGAACCGATTATCAGCGTCTCTTGATGAAAGACCGATTGACGAACTCGATCGAGGGCGTCAGTTTCGTTGAATACTTCCCGACGTCAAAAGAAGTCGCCACGTCCCCTTCTCTCGCCACACTATTACAACTCTCCAAAAAACATTTAGTGAAGATGGATGCCTACGACTTTCTTGAAGAAATCCACCCAGAAGATCGAACGATTTTTCGCGAACAAAGTCTTGCACTTCATAAAGGCCAAATTCCGACCTTCGCGATGCAATTACGAATGGGACGTAGAAGTCGTTTCCAAAAGATCGTCCACTGTGAAGGTGTCGTTCAGACGGATACGATTCCCAGTTCGATTCTCTTCATCCTCAAGGATGCGACACCTCTCATCCAACTTGAACAAGAACGGGATCTGGCGATCGCATCCCTCAAGAAGTTTTTCACGTCACTGCATACGACGGCGTACGAACACCGTTATAGTGATGATTCCGTGACCTTCCATGCTGCCGGTTTTCTCGAACCATACACTGATTACCTTCGGCGGATCGAACAAGATCATCAACTGTGGACGAAACTCGTCTCAGCAGAAGACCTCGTCATCATGAAAGACGCGTATCCAAAAATTCGCCAAGGTGAAGTCGTTCGACTCGTTTACCGTCTAAACTATCCCGATCGCCAATTCTGGGTCGAAGAGACGTGTATCCCGATCATCGATGCACATGGTGAAGTTCTCGGTCACTATGGTGTCTCGACCGACATCACGCGTCTAAAGGAACAACAGCATGAGATTTGGCACCTCTCGATGCATGACCCAATCACCGATTTACCCAATCATGCCTTTACGTTAGAACAGGTTCGGGAATTATTGAAGCATCGTTCCCCCTTCACTTTATTAACGGTCACGTTTAATCAACACAGCCGTCTCGCTGAGCGATTCGGTCACGAAATCGGGGAAGAGTGGATTCGACAGACGAGCAACGCCGTGAAAAAGCTTATCAAAAAAGAGGTATTCATCGGTCATCTGTTTGGGGATAAATTCCTCATTATTCTAAAAGGAAAGATCGACGAGACACGGGCGATCGGTCTTGCCAACCAACTGCTCGAGCTGACGCATCACCGGTTCGACGTCTTATCCTACGAATTGTTTTCGAAGGTCTTCATCGGCATCACCTACTCCGTCCATCATGATCATACAGCGGAAGAACTGATTAAACAGACCTATACAGCACTCCGACGTGCGAAGTCGATTTCTAAAAGTAACTTCCAGTTCTATTCATCGAAACTCGACATCACGATGTATCGCCGTTATCAACTCGAACGCGATTTGCGACATGTCATCAGTCAGAACCAGCTGTTCCTTGAGTATCAACCGAAAGTCGATAGTTGGAGCGGACGTATTGTCGGTGCGGAAGCATTGATTCGATGGGATCACCCGGAATGGGGACGACTTGCGCCAAAGGACTTCCTGTCGCTTTCGGAAGAGAGTGACCTCTATATCCACATCGGGGACTGGGTACTCGATCAAGCCTGTCGATTGATTCGTGATCTGCTCGATGAACAACCGGAACATGTCGTTCCGCTCTCGATCAACTTATCGCCTAAACGATTGTTTTACGGCGATTTCGCGAATATCGTCGAACGACACTTAAAGAAACACGGTGTGCCCAGTCACCTCTTAGAAATCGAACTCCTTGAATCAGATGTTCTACTCGAAGGCGGACAAGTCCTTGAGACACTCGATCGTCTCGTTGATCTCGGTGTCAAACTCTCACTCGATGATTTCGGAACGGCTTACTCTTCGATTTCCTATGTCCAGCGTTATCCGGTGCATTGTTTGAAGATTGATCGATCGTTTGCGATTCATGCCGAACATGATCCAAAGAGCCTCTCTGTCATTAAAAGTGTCATCTATATGGCAAAGGAATTCGGTTTGACCGTCGTCGCGGAAGGCATCGAGAACATGCAACAGTTGAATCTGTATCGCGATTTAGAATGCGACATGATTCAAGGCTATCTTTTCAGTAAACCGGTCGATATCGAGACGTTCAAGCAGTTGCTTGCAAACGGCACCCTTTATCCAAAAGATACGGGCACCGCTCCACCGAAGGAGCCGATTTTAAGCCTTCATGCGAAGGTGACGATTTCGAAGCTGAACGGACAGCCAATCCAAGTCGGATCGTCTCCGATCTTAATCAATCGTTGTACGAATCGGACGATCTCTTTCTATTCCTCGATTCGTCTACCGGTAAAGCATAAACTGGAGCTCTCTCTGCAACTGCATCACCTGACACATCCTGATATCTTTATTGAACCGACGTCGATTTCAGAACTCGATAACGGTCTCTTCTACTACGTCGCTGACTTCCAAGTTCGCGCCTTGTCTCTCATCGTCCAAGAACAGTTAAATCATTCCCATCATTCCCGCGTCGATGACTTCTTCAAACAATCGACTGTATGA
- a CDS encoding multidrug efflux MFS transporter has protein sequence MPLWKRNLVVVWFGSFLTAAALSLVLPFLPLFIEELGVDSRQDITTWSGIAFGATFLVAAIVSPIWGRLADRKGRKLMLLRASLGMSIVMFLISFVQDVYQLVFLRLVMGAVSGFISAGITLVASQTPKEKSGWALGTLSTGGIAGGLLGPLIGGFLADVVGLRPVFLFTSVPLFITFLVTYFLVKEEFVPMEVKKMASAKEIIQSLRHPELILSLFLTTFLIQFAAQSISPILSLYVRELSPGTERLALLSGIVASAPGIAALIAAQRLGRLSDKIGAERVLFFALLVFAAFLIPQAFVTDTSQLIVLRMGIGFATAALMPSVQTLLRKNTPANASSRIFGYNQSAQFMGNFLGPLAGGQIAGHFGFEALFLFTGLIVITNAVLERTQTAVLNKNPNN, from the coding sequence ATGCCATTGTGGAAAAGAAATTTAGTCGTCGTCTGGTTCGGTAGTTTTTTGACCGCCGCCGCCCTCAGTCTCGTATTACCGTTTTTGCCTTTATTCATTGAAGAACTCGGTGTCGACAGCCGACAAGATATTACGACCTGGTCCGGTATCGCCTTTGGTGCAACCTTCCTCGTCGCTGCGATCGTCTCACCAATCTGGGGACGTCTCGCCGATCGAAAAGGACGGAAGCTGATGTTGCTCCGAGCAAGTCTTGGTATGTCGATCGTCATGTTCTTGATTAGTTTTGTTCAAGACGTCTATCAACTCGTCTTCTTACGTCTTGTCATGGGAGCCGTATCCGGATTCATCTCAGCCGGGATTACACTCGTTGCTTCCCAAACCCCAAAAGAGAAAAGTGGCTGGGCGCTCGGCACCCTGTCGACCGGTGGGATTGCCGGTGGATTGCTAGGACCTCTCATTGGAGGATTCCTCGCCGACGTTGTTGGGCTTCGACCCGTTTTTCTCTTTACGAGCGTTCCGCTCTTCATTACCTTCCTCGTGACCTACTTCTTAGTCAAAGAAGAATTCGTCCCAATGGAAGTCAAAAAAATGGCGTCCGCGAAGGAAATCATCCAATCGCTTCGTCATCCGGAACTTATCTTAAGTCTGTTCTTGACGACGTTCCTGATTCAGTTCGCGGCACAATCGATTAGTCCGATCCTGTCGCTGTACGTTCGGGAACTCAGTCCTGGTACAGAACGTCTGGCACTATTATCCGGGATTGTCGCTTCGGCACCTGGTATCGCGGCCTTAATCGCAGCGCAACGACTCGGTCGTCTGTCAGATAAGATTGGTGCAGAACGCGTCTTATTCTTTGCGTTACTCGTCTTTGCGGCCTTCTTGATTCCGCAAGCATTCGTTACGGATACAAGTCAATTGATCGTCTTACGGATGGGAATTGGTTTTGCGACAGCAGCACTGATGCCGTCGGTACAGACATTGCTCCGGAAGAATACGCCAGCGAATGCGTCAAGTCGTATCTTCGGATATAACCAGTCTGCACAGTTCATGGGGAACTTCCTCGGACCACTGGCAGGTGGACAAATTGCTGGTCACTTCGGTTTTGAAGCGTTGTTCCTCTTCACCGGCTTGATCGTCATCACGAATGCCGTGCTTGAGCGGACGCAGACTGCTGTCTTGAACAAAAATCCGAATAACTAA